A single genomic interval of Trinickia acidisoli harbors:
- a CDS encoding outer membrane lipoprotein-sorting protein — protein sequence MRSTLSRGFAGMLLFIAAAANAAPSAQQLLEASDAIRNPDKPFSLTTTLIEFHQGRQTDQNILTVYSKTDPDSGQYRSLVHFDAPARDVDKLLLKNGLDLWFYDPSSQASVRISPQQRLLGQAANGDVVTVNWAHDYSSSLAGEEDITDGDRQQKHCYKLALVARSPEATYHAIDLWLDSVTDRPVKARFYAESGTVLKVSYFRRFQAELGLVRPTEIVIIDGLDPGWVTVMRYSNYAWRNIPDAWMQRDYLARFKTN from the coding sequence ATGAGATCAACCCTATCGCGTGGGTTTGCCGGCATGCTGCTTTTCATCGCAGCGGCTGCGAACGCGGCGCCCAGCGCGCAGCAATTGCTGGAGGCCAGCGACGCCATTCGCAACCCCGACAAGCCCTTCAGCTTGACCACTACGCTGATCGAATTCCACCAGGGCCGGCAGACCGATCAGAACATATTGACCGTCTATTCGAAAACCGATCCCGACAGCGGACAGTATCGAAGTCTCGTGCACTTCGACGCACCGGCGCGCGACGTCGACAAGTTGTTGCTGAAAAACGGCTTGGACCTGTGGTTTTACGATCCGTCGAGTCAGGCAAGCGTTCGCATCTCGCCGCAACAGCGATTGCTCGGGCAGGCGGCCAACGGCGACGTCGTGACAGTGAATTGGGCGCACGACTACAGTTCGTCGCTTGCGGGCGAGGAGGACATCACCGACGGCGATCGGCAGCAAAAGCACTGCTACAAGTTGGCGCTGGTGGCGCGTTCGCCCGAAGCAACTTATCACGCGATCGACCTATGGCTCGACAGCGTAACCGATCGGCCCGTCAAGGCGCGCTTTTACGCGGAAAGCGGGACCGTGCTGAAGGTGTCGTATTTCCGACGTTTTCAAGCGGAGCTAGGATTGGTGCGGCCCACCGAAATTGTCATCATCGATGGGCTCGATCCAGGCTGGGTAACCGTCATGCGTTATTCGAACTACGCGTGGCGAAACATTCCCGATGCGTGGATGCAGCGCGACTACCTTGCTCGCTTCAAGACGAACTAA
- a CDS encoding ATP-binding protein: MRNPLNTLFGRMALLTTVVLLAIQSTWFITLAIREPRHEADGFAHGILLALQAANSRDMGLPRAPMDSPIDSPMRPLPLDDMSPNGPFHGPPGPLGPPPMDDGNGLHPPPMSRGPHGPLGPPGPPIRTVPWNKVPPTSHLHEPTEPPLVHTIRFLREHLPTGSTIAVDDDRPPHIWVRTPSSANWIVVPLNMPPPPHFMLETASILIAAIILSVFVAWQMQRPLSRVALAARTFGAGGRPAPVGERGPRELRDLISAFNDMMRRLNEADDDQAVMLAGVAHDLKAPLTRLKLRASLIADEQDRAGLLHDVDSLSNIVEQFLEFAGQAIDDGLPVETEAFLRTQFTVVEEGGGDGPLFELDLHAGPSFTLPRVLLDRLMTNLVDNALEHGAAPIRIHTAREDGEWVLTVRDHGTGIPEDRIAAAMKPFVRLDAARGGEGHCGLGLAIVSRLVRDHGGRCDVSNHPEGGLQVKIALPVT, translated from the coding sequence ATGCGAAATCCACTGAACACGTTGTTCGGCAGAATGGCGTTGCTGACGACCGTCGTTCTGCTCGCCATTCAATCGACCTGGTTCATCACGCTCGCGATTCGCGAGCCGCGGCACGAAGCGGACGGTTTCGCGCACGGAATATTGCTCGCGCTGCAAGCCGCGAACAGCCGCGACATGGGTCTCCCGCGAGCGCCGATGGATTCGCCGATAGATTCGCCGATGCGTCCACTGCCGTTGGACGACATGTCGCCGAACGGGCCTTTTCATGGACCGCCTGGGCCACTTGGACCACCGCCGATGGACGACGGCAACGGGCTGCACCCTCCACCGATGTCGCGGGGGCCGCATGGACCGCTCGGACCGCCTGGCCCACCGATAAGAACGGTGCCGTGGAATAAGGTGCCGCCGACGTCCCATCTTCACGAGCCGACCGAGCCGCCGCTCGTCCATACGATTCGCTTCCTGCGCGAACATCTGCCGACCGGCAGCACGATTGCAGTCGACGACGATCGTCCGCCGCACATCTGGGTACGCACGCCCAGCTCGGCGAACTGGATCGTCGTGCCGCTGAACATGCCACCGCCGCCGCACTTCATGCTCGAAACAGCATCGATCCTGATCGCCGCGATCATCTTGTCGGTGTTCGTCGCGTGGCAGATGCAGCGCCCCCTGTCGCGCGTTGCGCTCGCCGCGCGGACATTCGGCGCGGGTGGGCGACCGGCGCCGGTCGGCGAGCGAGGGCCACGCGAGTTGCGCGATTTGATCAGTGCGTTCAACGACATGATGCGCAGGCTCAACGAAGCGGACGACGATCAAGCGGTGATGCTCGCCGGCGTCGCGCACGACTTGAAGGCGCCGCTCACACGCCTGAAGCTGCGCGCGAGTTTGATTGCGGACGAGCAAGATCGGGCCGGCCTGCTGCACGATGTCGATTCACTGTCGAATATCGTCGAGCAGTTTCTCGAGTTTGCGGGACAGGCCATCGACGACGGTTTGCCAGTCGAGACCGAAGCATTCCTACGGACGCAATTCACGGTCGTGGAAGAAGGCGGCGGCGACGGCCCGCTATTCGAACTCGATCTACACGCGGGCCCGTCGTTTACGCTGCCTCGCGTGCTGCTCGACCGGCTCATGACGAATCTCGTCGACAATGCGCTCGAGCACGGCGCCGCGCCCATCCGAATTCACACGGCACGCGAAGACGGCGAGTGGGTTCTGACGGTGCGCGATCACGGAACTGGTATCCCCGAAGATCGAATCGCTGCGGCAATGAAGCCGTTCGTGCGACTCGATGCGGCACGCGGGGGCGAAGGTCATTGCGGACTCGGGCTTGCGATCGTGTCGCGGCTGGTCCGCGATCATGGCGGCCGATGCGACGTCAGCAATCATCCGGAGGGTGGGTTGCAGGTCAAGATTGCCTTGCCTGTGACGTAA
- a CDS encoding response regulator yields MKPQVLIVDDDPVVRDLLCRFLQSNGLDTSVLHDGTHLRRRLERERPSVIVLDVMMPNTDGLTALAALRAAGDDIPVIFVSARGSIPERIAGLKLGADDYLPKPFDPDELLARIEAVLRRRGPALASAPDTRERYCFGPFALDFGARSLFCNGEALPLRNSEFGLLKILASHPYKVLSRVLIHDLMHRDEIAFHDRSLDVPIWRLRRAIEEDPSRPRYIQTVRGKGYVFVPDATEPPAHA; encoded by the coding sequence ATGAAACCCCAGGTTCTGATAGTCGACGACGACCCCGTCGTACGCGATCTGCTGTGCCGCTTTTTGCAGTCGAACGGACTCGATACGTCCGTGCTCCACGACGGTACGCATCTGCGACGCCGGCTGGAACGCGAACGTCCATCGGTCATCGTGCTCGACGTCATGATGCCGAACACGGACGGGCTAACCGCGCTCGCCGCGCTGCGCGCAGCCGGCGACGACATCCCGGTGATCTTCGTCAGCGCGCGCGGCTCGATACCCGAGCGCATCGCCGGGCTCAAGCTCGGCGCCGACGACTATCTACCGAAGCCGTTCGATCCCGATGAACTCCTGGCACGAATCGAGGCGGTGCTTCGCCGCCGCGGGCCGGCACTCGCGAGTGCACCCGATACGCGCGAACGATATTGCTTCGGCCCGTTTGCGCTCGATTTCGGCGCACGTTCGCTCTTTTGCAACGGCGAAGCGCTGCCGCTTCGCAACAGCGAATTCGGTCTGTTGAAGATTCTGGCCAGCCACCCGTACAAGGTGCTGTCGCGGGTGCTGATCCACGATCTGATGCATCGCGACGAGATTGCATTCCACGATCGCAGTCTCGACGTGCCCATCTGGCGGCTGCGCCGCGCGATCGAAGAGGATCCGTCGCGCCCCCGCTACATACAGACCGTGCGCGGCAAGGGCTATGTGTTCGTGCCCGATGCGACAGAACCGCCCGCCCACGCGTAA
- a CDS encoding TetR/AcrR family transcriptional regulator: MDPCTLYRRLTDRKRAAIIGAAIEEFRAAGFEATSMDRIAARASVSKRTVYNHFPSKEALFAAILHELWDESQTSQAPAYRADEPLRPQLLELLMRKLRLLNDEAFLSLARVAIAAGIHSPERARDMVARLGEREEDLTVWVRAAAADGRLKTADPVFAALQLQGLVKGFAFWPQVTMGQPPLSNSEQKKIAESAADMFLARYA, encoded by the coding sequence CCCTCTATCGACGCCTGACCGATCGGAAGCGCGCCGCCATCATTGGCGCGGCCATCGAGGAATTCCGGGCGGCCGGCTTCGAGGCCACCAGCATGGACCGCATCGCGGCCCGCGCGAGCGTCTCGAAGCGGACGGTCTACAACCATTTCCCGAGCAAGGAAGCGCTGTTCGCGGCGATCCTTCACGAGCTATGGGACGAGAGCCAAACGAGTCAGGCGCCGGCCTATCGCGCGGACGAACCGTTGCGTCCGCAGTTGTTGGAACTGTTGATGCGCAAGCTTCGTCTGCTGAACGACGAAGCATTCTTGTCGCTTGCGCGGGTCGCGATCGCGGCGGGCATTCATTCGCCGGAGCGTGCGCGCGATATGGTGGCACGGCTCGGCGAACGCGAGGAAGACCTGACGGTGTGGGTGCGAGCGGCCGCGGCCGATGGCCGCCTCAAGACAGCGGACCCTGTCTTCGCCGCGCTGCAATTGCAGGGGCTCGTGAAAGGATTCGCTTTCTGGCCGCAGGTGACGATGGGGCAGCCGCCTCTGAGCAACAGCGAGCAAAAGAAAATCGCGGAATCGGCTGCCGATATGTTTCTCGCGCGGTATGCTTAG